A stretch of the Thiomicrospira pelophila DSM 1534 genome encodes the following:
- a CDS encoding adenylosuccinate synthase, producing the protein MSKRNLVVVGTQWGDEGKGKIVDLLTDRVAAVVRFQGGHNAGHTLVIDGKKTVLHLIPSGILREHVECFIGNGVVLAPDALKKEVEQLELTGLSVKSRLKISEACPLILDYHVALDQARERARGDLAIGTTGRGIGPAYEDKVARRGLRAGDLKNLPKMKNILAETVDYHNFMLQNYYKVEPISFEAVWEKCQAYADLIVPMLADVPSLIDGYNREGKSLLFEGAQGTLLDIDHGTYPYVTSSNTTAGGATSGAGIGPCQLDYVLGITKAYATRVGGGPFPTELVYSVAEDSGDAIGKQLGERGREFGATTGRQRRCGWFDAVALRRSAQVNGLTGMCLTKLDVMDELVEIKVCTAYEYQGKTINFPPASADEYDLCQPVYETLPGWQSSTVGIECWDDLPEQAKAYIHYLEKQVGVPVSILSTGPDRAETLILQDVFA; encoded by the coding sequence ATGTCAAAACGTAATTTAGTGGTAGTTGGTACCCAGTGGGGCGATGAAGGTAAAGGCAAAATTGTTGATCTATTAACCGATCGTGTAGCTGCGGTGGTTCGTTTCCAAGGCGGCCATAATGCGGGTCACACTTTGGTGATTGACGGCAAAAAAACGGTATTGCATTTAATCCCTTCGGGTATTTTACGTGAGCACGTAGAGTGTTTTATCGGAAACGGTGTGGTATTGGCACCAGATGCGCTCAAGAAAGAAGTTGAACAACTAGAATTGACAGGCTTAAGTGTTAAGTCTCGTTTAAAAATAAGTGAAGCTTGTCCATTGATTCTTGATTACCATGTTGCGCTTGATCAAGCGCGTGAGCGAGCACGCGGTGATCTGGCGATTGGTACGACAGGGCGCGGAATTGGGCCAGCATATGAAGATAAAGTAGCTCGTCGTGGCTTACGTGCGGGTGATTTAAAAAATCTTCCAAAAATGAAAAATATCTTGGCTGAAACTGTCGATTATCATAATTTTATGCTGCAAAACTATTACAAAGTCGAGCCGATTAGTTTTGAAGCCGTTTGGGAAAAATGCCAAGCTTATGCGGACTTGATTGTGCCGATGTTAGCGGATGTACCGTCTTTAATTGATGGTTACAATCGAGAAGGAAAAAGTTTATTGTTTGAGGGGGCTCAGGGTACTTTGCTCGACATAGATCACGGAACCTATCCTTATGTAACCTCGTCGAACACGACAGCTGGTGGGGCAACTTCCGGTGCCGGCATTGGTCCTTGCCAGTTGGATTATGTGTTAGGTATTACTAAGGCTTATGCAACACGCGTGGGTGGTGGACCTTTCCCAACAGAATTAGTTTACAGTGTAGCTGAGGACAGTGGAGACGCAATTGGTAAACAATTGGGTGAGCGTGGACGTGAGTTTGGTGCGACCACAGGTCGTCAACGTCGTTGCGGGTGGTTTGATGCAGTGGCTTTGAGACGTTCGGCACAAGTTAATGGATTAACTGGCATGTGTTTGACCAAGCTTGATGTGATGGATGAATTGGTTGAAATTAAAGTCTGTACGGCCTATGAATACCAAGGTAAAACTATAAATTTTCCGCCTGCAAGTGCGGATGAATATGATTTATGCCAGCCAGTTTATGAAACTTTACCGGGTTGGCAGTCGTCTACCGTAGGTATTGAATGCTGGGATGACTTGCCCGAACAGGCTAAGGCTTATATTCATTATTTAGAAAAACAAGTAGGGGTGCCGGTTTCAATTCTGTCAACCGGTCCTGATCGTGCAGAAACACTTATTTTGCAGGATGTATTTGCTTAA
- the clpS gene encoding ATP-dependent Clp protease adapter ClpS, translated as MSHFDETSDNLLLDKATQKAKPPKRYKVVLLNDDFTPMDFVVEVLMRFFAMDEAKAMQVMLAVHQQGKGICGVYSRDVAETKAYQVNQFSRQNQHPLMCQIEAE; from the coding sequence ATGTCTCATTTCGATGAAACCAGTGATAATCTGTTGTTAGATAAGGCAACACAAAAAGCCAAACCACCTAAACGTTATAAAGTTGTATTATTAAATGATGACTTTACGCCGATGGATTTTGTGGTGGAGGTTTTAATGCGATTTTTTGCAATGGATGAAGCCAAGGCCATGCAAGTCATGCTCGCTGTTCATCAGCAAGGTAAAGGAATTTGTGGTGTGTATAGTCGAGATGTGGCTGAAACCAAGGCCTATCAAGTGAATCAATTTTCACGTCAAAACCAGCACCCATTAATGTGCCAAATCGAAGCCGAATAA
- a CDS encoding rRNA large subunit pseudouridine synthase E: MSSVLLFNKPFNVLCQFTDDLGRETLADFIKNPGFYAAGRLDRDSEGLLVLTNDGQLQHQISDPKHKLPKTYWVQVEGQIDSTAIDKLCKGVVLKDGLTKPAQAQATSEPDWLWPRNPPIRERQSIPTSWLKLTITEGRNRQVRRMTAAVGFPTLRLIRTQVGPFKLDGLALGQSQLIKQTNLLK, translated from the coding sequence ATGTCTAGCGTACTTTTATTTAATAAACCTTTTAACGTATTATGCCAGTTCACCGATGACCTGGGTCGTGAGACCTTGGCTGACTTCATTAAAAACCCCGGTTTTTATGCCGCTGGACGATTAGATCGGGACAGTGAAGGCCTCTTGGTTCTAACCAATGATGGTCAATTACAGCACCAAATCAGTGACCCCAAACATAAATTGCCCAAAACTTACTGGGTACAAGTGGAAGGTCAAATAGATTCGACAGCCATAGATAAGCTGTGCAAAGGTGTGGTTCTAAAAGATGGCCTAACCAAACCCGCACAAGCCCAAGCCACTAGTGAACCGGACTGGCTATGGCCACGTAATCCCCCAATTCGTGAACGGCAATCTATTCCTACTAGCTGGCTTAAACTCACCATTACTGAAGGCCGAAACCGCCAAGTTAGACGGATGACCGCCGCGGTAGGTTTTCCGACTTTGCGTCTTATTCGAACGCAGGTTGGGCCGTTTAAGCTAGACGGATTAGCACTCGGGCAAAGTCAATTAATTAAGCAAACCAATCTGTTAAAATAA
- a CDS encoding SurA N-terminal domain-containing protein, whose protein sequence is MLLAIREKVQGWIAWAIVLVLIVPFALWGIDQYSTGERQQVVAEVNGESITGTEFLRFYNRQRMRLQEQFGDMYDQVVEDQQLRDQVLDSLIESRLIKQWAEKQGLLISDEQLASVIQAAEVFHENGQFSEQVYQDLLMRNGLTVSSFEYEQRQFLIETQFRGLTESSVFATPSELETLFQLQNQRRDIDYIRLDQRVYRDQIKINEDDMQAYYESNKDSFVTPEQVVVEYVSLSMDKIADSLQISDQDVREFYETNISMFTQPEMRRARHILIRAEDEEVALAEIKDIQAKLDSGEDFSELAKEHSQDPGSAMNGGDLDFFEAGMMVPEFDEVVFNMQVGDISDVVKTDFGWHLIQLTDINEQRALDFKDVKQDVEEQLKLEMAERLYFEQLETLNTVAYEQPDSLEPLLSIVDGDIQISEAFPREGASEGWMALPKVLEATFSDDVFKSRLNSAAIEVEPNTSIVLRIKDYTPEYQQTFAEVKDQINARLVRQASIEKASKLADEVMVQLEEGKDPESLVRSGVEWHVVGFIERQNQQVLPQISQAAFKAKKPVDDQPTWTRTQLTTGDTVLIRINKVDVVENEETRSKMGQIEQALVSIYGASEVEARIDSIKAEAKVKKLSIYQTIK, encoded by the coding sequence ATGTTATTAGCGATTCGTGAAAAAGTTCAGGGCTGGATAGCTTGGGCCATTGTTTTGGTGTTGATTGTTCCTTTTGCATTATGGGGGATTGATCAGTACTCAACGGGTGAACGACAACAGGTCGTTGCAGAGGTGAACGGCGAATCGATTACGGGCACCGAATTTTTACGTTTCTATAATCGCCAGCGTATGCGTTTGCAAGAGCAGTTTGGCGATATGTATGATCAAGTAGTTGAAGATCAGCAGTTGCGTGACCAGGTTTTAGATTCACTAATTGAAAGTCGCTTGATTAAACAATGGGCTGAAAAACAAGGGTTATTGATCAGCGACGAACAACTTGCATCGGTGATCCAGGCGGCGGAAGTTTTCCATGAAAATGGCCAGTTTTCTGAGCAGGTTTATCAAGATTTATTGATGCGTAATGGATTAACGGTGTCGAGTTTTGAGTATGAGCAACGTCAGTTTCTGATTGAAACCCAGTTTAGAGGGTTAACTGAAAGCTCAGTGTTTGCCACACCTTCAGAATTAGAAACACTTTTTCAGTTACAAAATCAGCGTCGTGACATTGATTATATCCGTTTAGATCAGCGCGTTTATCGTGATCAAATTAAAATCAATGAAGACGATATGCAAGCTTATTATGAATCCAATAAAGATTCTTTTGTAACGCCTGAGCAAGTCGTAGTGGAATATGTCAGTTTATCCATGGATAAAATTGCAGACAGCTTGCAGATTAGTGACCAAGACGTGCGAGAATTTTACGAAACCAATATTTCGATGTTTACACAGCCTGAAATGCGTCGTGCACGTCATATTTTAATTCGTGCTGAAGATGAAGAGGTGGCCTTAGCTGAAATTAAAGATATTCAAGCTAAGTTAGACTCAGGTGAAGATTTTTCTGAACTTGCAAAGGAGCACTCTCAAGACCCAGGATCTGCAATGAATGGTGGCGACTTAGACTTCTTTGAAGCCGGTATGATGGTGCCGGAGTTTGATGAAGTAGTATTTAATATGCAAGTCGGCGATATTAGCGATGTCGTTAAAACTGATTTTGGTTGGCATTTAATCCAATTAACCGATATTAATGAACAGCGAGCATTAGATTTTAAAGACGTAAAACAAGATGTTGAGGAACAGCTTAAGCTCGAAATGGCTGAGCGCCTTTATTTCGAACAGCTTGAAACTTTAAATACGGTCGCATACGAGCAACCAGATAGTTTAGAGCCTTTGTTGTCAATTGTAGATGGTGATATTCAGATCTCTGAAGCTTTCCCTCGTGAAGGTGCCTCGGAAGGTTGGATGGCCTTACCAAAAGTATTGGAAGCGACATTCTCAGATGATGTGTTTAAATCACGTTTAAACTCAGCGGCGATTGAAGTAGAACCGAATACCTCGATTGTATTGCGTATTAAAGATTATACGCCTGAGTATCAGCAAACTTTTGCGGAAGTAAAAGATCAGATCAATGCGCGTTTAGTTCGCCAAGCTTCAATTGAAAAGGCTTCTAAGTTAGCGGATGAAGTGATGGTTCAACTTGAAGAAGGCAAAGATCCAGAGTCGTTGGTGCGTTCAGGCGTTGAGTGGCATGTAGTTGGTTTTATTGAACGCCAAAACCAGCAGGTCTTGCCACAGATTTCTCAAGCCGCTTTCAAAGCCAAAAAACCGGTTGACGATCAACCGACCTGGACACGTACTCAGCTAACGACAGGTGATACTGTGTTGATTCGTATCAATAAGGTAGATGTAGTTGAAAACGAAGAGACCCGCTCGAAAATGGGGCAAATAGAGCAAGCGTTAGTTTCAATTTATGGTGCTTCAGAAGTTGAGGCTCGTATTGATTCTATTAAAGCCGAAGCAAAGGTTAAAAAGCTGAGCATTTACCAAACTATAAAATAG
- a CDS encoding DnaJ domain-containing protein has product MLSQHFDVTKDYFAVLGLHDQACEKTVKLAYRRMARRYHPDVSKMPDATTKFQEISEAYEVLSKHRDAYCREHRRRQNRSSHAGFNQHQSSWQSQQSKTNYQNHRQWQRSPVNGKDRVIAYPLTLRYAIRLLHQGFFYIPGLKVKMKFTRQAFEGKTFRLKGKGYQGLFGGRPGDYLVSFKISQDSLSWKLKGADLYGEVKVPKSLLVPGSKVQFESPVGALTVVIPINYSQNDFIKVHNKGLPSDERGLAGHLYARLIAA; this is encoded by the coding sequence ATGTTATCGCAACACTTTGATGTCACTAAAGATTACTTTGCTGTGCTAGGGTTGCATGACCAGGCCTGCGAAAAAACTGTTAAGCTAGCCTATCGGCGTATGGCGAGACGGTATCACCCCGATGTGTCCAAAATGCCCGATGCCACCACAAAATTTCAGGAGATATCAGAAGCTTATGAGGTTTTGAGTAAGCACCGTGATGCTTATTGTCGTGAACATCGACGTCGTCAAAATCGTTCGAGCCATGCCGGCTTTAATCAACATCAATCTTCCTGGCAGTCCCAACAAAGCAAAACAAACTATCAAAATCACCGTCAATGGCAACGTTCGCCAGTGAATGGCAAAGATCGAGTGATTGCTTACCCGTTAACGCTTCGCTATGCGATTCGTTTATTGCATCAAGGTTTCTTTTACATTCCGGGTTTGAAAGTCAAAATGAAGTTTACTCGGCAAGCGTTTGAAGGCAAAACCTTCCGTTTAAAGGGAAAAGGGTATCAGGGTTTGTTTGGTGGTCGTCCGGGTGACTATTTAGTTAGTTTCAAAATTAGTCAAGACAGTTTAAGCTGGAAGCTAAAAGGGGCGGACTTGTATGGCGAAGTTAAAGTGCCGAAAAGTTTGCTCGTACCAGGTTCTAAGGTACAATTTGAGTCTCCGGTCGGTGCGTTAACCGTGGTTATACCCATTAATTATAGTCAAAATGATTTTATCAAAGTTCATAATAAAGGCTTACCTTCCGATGAACGTGGCCTGGCTGGTCACCTCTACGCGCGTTTAATTGCCGCTTAA
- the mnmA gene encoding tRNA 2-thiouridine(34) synthase MnmA produces MNSNTKVIVGLSGGVDSSVTALLLKQQGYQVEGLFMKNWEGDDTEDYCPAAEDLQDVFSICEQLDIPLHVENFSNEYWDRVFEHFLAEYKAGRTPNPDILCNKEIKFKAFLDHALALGADKIATGHYARVGQADNGDFQLLKGLDNNKDQSYFLYTLQQKALSKTLFPVGELQKPEVRKLAEQADLIVHNKKDSTGICFIGERKFKDFLQRYLPAQPGDIINEHGDIIGRHEGLMYYTLGQRKGLGIGGGHGELDSPWFVADKNLDTNQLIAVQGENHPLLHHKALSASQLDWVKGECPALNTPLKAKIRYRQTEQPCQIKQLNNGQILVEFESVQKAITPGQSIVFYDGQVCLGGGVIEQRANSVDALMANSVN; encoded by the coding sequence ATGAACTCAAATACCAAAGTCATTGTCGGTTTATCCGGCGGCGTAGACTCATCTGTCACAGCTCTATTACTAAAACAGCAAGGCTACCAAGTCGAAGGCTTGTTTATGAAAAACTGGGAAGGCGATGACACCGAAGACTATTGCCCGGCTGCAGAAGATTTACAGGACGTCTTTAGTATTTGCGAACAGCTCGACATCCCATTGCATGTTGAAAACTTTTCGAATGAATATTGGGATCGCGTTTTTGAACACTTCTTAGCCGAATATAAAGCTGGACGGACCCCTAACCCAGACATTTTGTGCAATAAAGAAATTAAATTTAAAGCTTTTTTAGATCATGCCTTGGCTTTGGGGGCTGACAAGATTGCAACCGGACATTATGCACGTGTTGGTCAAGCAGATAATGGCGATTTTCAGCTATTAAAAGGGCTAGATAATAATAAAGATCAAAGCTATTTCTTATATACCTTGCAACAGAAGGCACTCAGCAAAACTTTATTTCCGGTCGGCGAATTGCAAAAACCCGAAGTCAGAAAGCTGGCAGAACAAGCCGATTTGATTGTGCATAATAAAAAAGACAGCACCGGCATTTGTTTTATCGGCGAGCGGAAATTCAAAGATTTTCTGCAACGCTATTTGCCGGCTCAACCCGGCGATATTATTAATGAACACGGCGATATCATTGGCCGTCATGAAGGCTTAATGTATTACACTTTAGGGCAACGTAAAGGCTTAGGAATTGGCGGCGGCCACGGCGAGCTAGACAGCCCTTGGTTTGTCGCCGATAAAAATTTGGACACCAACCAGTTAATTGCTGTACAAGGTGAAAATCACCCTCTGCTACACCATAAAGCATTAAGCGCGTCACAGCTAGATTGGGTAAAAGGTGAATGCCCGGCTCTTAATACCCCACTCAAAGCTAAAATCCGCTATCGTCAAACCGAGCAGCCTTGCCAGATCAAGCAATTAAATAATGGCCAAATTCTGGTCGAATTTGAATCCGTTCAAAAAGCAATTACACCAGGTCAGTCAATCGTATTTTATGACGGTCAGGTATGCTTGGGTGGCGGTGTGATTGAACAGCGTGCTAATTCTGTCGATGCGCTTATGGCAAACTCAGTTAATTAA
- a CDS encoding response regulator gives MKKILYVDDAHSLRQLIDMVLSKHYQISLAENGAVGLDMAQKSNFDLVISDINMPVMNGFEMLSSLRQLEEYKFTPILMLTTEASAEMKERGKQSGATGWIIKPFDPDKILKVIERVLG, from the coding sequence ATGAAAAAAATACTTTACGTTGATGACGCCCATTCATTACGGCAATTAATAGATATGGTGCTATCCAAGCATTACCAAATAAGTTTGGCGGAAAATGGCGCAGTCGGACTAGACATGGCGCAAAAATCAAATTTCGATCTAGTGATATCGGATATTAATATGCCGGTCATGAACGGTTTTGAAATGCTTAGCTCGCTTCGTCAGCTAGAGGAATATAAATTCACCCCTATTCTGATGTTAACCACCGAAGCTAGCGCAGAAATGAAAGAGCGGGGGAAACAATCTGGCGCTACTGGTTGGATTATTAAACCTTTTGATCCAGATAAAATACTCAAAGTGATTGAACGAGTACTTGGTTAA
- the clpA gene encoding ATP-dependent Clp protease ATP-binding subunit ClpA, which yields MLSKPVQMSLSNAFGMAHEYEHEFVTLEHLLLELLSLPDVQEVVMACGGQLEQIEAALEEYLESEPVVANPERQEIHPSMGFQRVIERAIYMVQSNGYNEVMGVHLLAAMYAEPDSHAAYILELNGIQRVDVLSYLSHGMVSSEEHEYYQQEDDEAAEQVSESTSDDALKNFTLNLNKQALEGRIDPMIGRGWELNRTLEILSRRRKNNPLLVGEPGVGKTSIAEGLAHKIVHGEVPESLGDAVVYSLDMGALLAGTRYRGDFEKRFKSLLNSLEKQPHAILFIDEIHTIIGAGAVQGGAMDASNLMKPALANGKLRCIGATTYEEYRGIFEKDRALARRFQKVEVREPSVVETIQILKGLKEQFESHHDVKYTQPALKAAAELAERYITDRHLPDKAIDVIDEAGAKQRLMVASKRRKQIGVPEIQQVVANIARIPIANITQKEKDKLFDLEDSLKRVVFGQDHAIKQLVSAIKLARSGLASPDKPTGSFLFSGPTGVGKTELTQQMAKHMGVELIRFDMSEYMERHTVSRLIGAPPGYVGYDQGGLLTEAVNRQPHSVVLLDEIEKAHPDVYNLLLQVMDHGTLTDNNGRKVDFRNVVLIMTSNVGAENMSRASIGFTEQDHTHDFDAELKKVFKPEFRNRLDAVIQFNKLSEPSMESVVNKFIYALEQSLADKKVTLVLTTKARAWLAKKGYDPQMGARPMNRLIQDKIKQPLAEKLLFGELQNGGQVTIDLKADDLVFKVKSDS from the coding sequence ATGTTAAGTAAACCAGTGCAAATGTCACTCAGCAATGCCTTTGGTATGGCGCATGAATACGAACATGAGTTCGTTACCTTAGAGCATTTGCTATTAGAACTACTGAGCTTGCCGGATGTGCAAGAGGTGGTGATGGCCTGCGGCGGTCAATTAGAACAGATTGAAGCGGCACTTGAAGAATACCTAGAATCCGAACCGGTTGTAGCCAACCCGGAGCGTCAAGAAATCCACCCATCGATGGGTTTTCAGCGTGTGATTGAACGTGCAATTTATATGGTGCAATCAAATGGTTACAATGAGGTCATGGGGGTGCATTTATTAGCCGCTATGTATGCTGAACCCGATTCGCACGCCGCCTACATCCTAGAATTAAATGGCATTCAGCGTGTCGATGTACTCAGTTATTTGTCGCATGGCATGGTGTCGTCAGAAGAGCATGAATACTATCAACAAGAAGATGATGAAGCGGCAGAACAAGTGTCTGAATCGACTAGTGATGATGCGCTCAAGAATTTTACGCTTAATTTAAATAAGCAAGCGTTGGAGGGGCGAATTGACCCCATGATAGGCCGCGGCTGGGAGTTAAACCGAACTTTAGAGATTTTGAGCAGGCGTCGCAAAAATAATCCTTTATTAGTAGGAGAGCCAGGTGTGGGCAAAACCTCAATTGCGGAAGGTTTAGCTCATAAGATTGTGCATGGTGAAGTGCCAGAAAGTTTAGGCGATGCCGTCGTCTACAGCTTAGATATGGGCGCGTTACTGGCTGGCACACGTTACCGTGGGGATTTTGAAAAACGGTTTAAATCCTTGCTTAACAGTCTTGAAAAACAACCACATGCGATTTTATTTATTGATGAGATTCATACCATCATTGGTGCCGGTGCGGTGCAGGGTGGGGCAATGGATGCCTCTAACTTAATGAAACCGGCGTTAGCTAATGGCAAATTGCGTTGCATTGGCGCGACCACCTATGAAGAATATCGCGGTATTTTTGAAAAGGATCGCGCCTTAGCCCGACGTTTTCAGAAAGTTGAAGTACGTGAACCTTCGGTGGTGGAAACCATTCAAATTTTGAAAGGCTTAAAAGAGCAATTCGAATCTCATCACGATGTTAAATACACCCAGCCTGCACTAAAAGCGGCCGCTGAGTTGGCGGAGCGTTATATCACCGATCGCCATCTTCCGGATAAAGCCATTGATGTAATTGATGAAGCCGGTGCTAAACAGCGTTTAATGGTAGCGAGCAAACGCCGCAAACAAATTGGCGTGCCAGAAATTCAACAGGTGGTCGCCAATATTGCACGTATTCCAATTGCCAATATTACCCAAAAAGAAAAAGACAAACTATTTGATTTGGAAGACAGTCTCAAGCGGGTGGTGTTTGGCCAAGACCACGCGATTAAACAGCTGGTTTCGGCGATTAAACTGGCTCGTTCAGGTTTAGCCAGTCCAGATAAACCTACCGGCAGCTTTCTGTTTTCGGGTCCAACCGGGGTGGGTAAAACTGAATTAACCCAGCAAATGGCCAAACACATGGGTGTCGAGTTAATTCGGTTTGATATGTCGGAATATATGGAGCGCCACACGGTATCGCGTTTAATTGGCGCACCGCCGGGCTATGTGGGCTATGACCAGGGTGGTTTATTGACTGAGGCGGTCAATCGTCAGCCGCATTCAGTGGTGTTGTTGGATGAAATTGAAAAAGCCCATCCCGATGTATACAACCTGTTGTTACAGGTGATGGATCACGGTACGCTAACCGACAACAACGGTCGTAAAGTCGATTTTCGTAATGTCGTGCTGATCATGACCTCAAACGTGGGGGCGGAAAACATGAGCCGCGCCAGCATCGGATTCACCGAGCAAGATCATACGCACGATTTTGACGCCGAGCTGAAGAAAGTGTTTAAACCCGAATTCCGCAATCGCTTAGATGCGGTGATTCAGTTTAATAAACTGTCCGAACCGTCTATGGAATCGGTGGTGAATAAGTTTATCTATGCGCTGGAGCAAAGTTTGGCGGATAAAAAGGTAACCTTGGTCTTAACCACCAAAGCGCGTGCTTGGTTGGCGAAAAAAGGCTATGATCCACAAATGGGCGCACGTCCGATGAATCGCTTGATTCAAGATAAAATTAAACAACCTTTGGCCGAAAAGCTCTTGTTTGGTGAACTGCAAAATGGTGGGCAAGTAACGATTGACTTAAAAGCTGATGACCTAGTGTTTAAAGTTAAGTCTGACAGCTAA
- a CDS encoding ATP phosphoribosyltransferase regulatory subunit, whose translation MQQDIWFTPEGIEDLLPSQAEKLEIYRQAILAEFKLSGYAMVLPPIAEFTDSLLTGAGRKLALDTCRFTDYESGRMMGVRADMTPQVARIVSTRIKPAGIERLCYVGEVLKSRNNKAKGSRSPIQLGAEIFGHSGIESDIEIIDVMLSSARLLKLPSLQMSLGHVGIVQSLMNLAELTQEQQATLVDILKRKALPEYQAWCSSQSFSDSKLSMAFEGLTSLCGQADDVLRQAKSVLAGLSTELDEALSHLNQLVDYLSKTQSIKPHLDLSDLRGFQYHTGVIFACYSVTDTSVLVAKGGRYDEVCAAFGEAHPATGFSIDLRSILDFIPEPENSELRQIYAPFSDDVQLYEQIKSLRAQGVQVIRFYEESTIPDQADRLISLNGAWTVKSSGL comes from the coding sequence ATGCAACAAGACATATGGTTTACCCCAGAAGGTATTGAAGATTTACTACCATCACAGGCCGAAAAACTTGAAATATATCGCCAAGCTATATTGGCGGAATTTAAACTTTCCGGTTATGCGATGGTTTTACCACCGATTGCAGAATTTACGGATTCCCTATTGACTGGTGCAGGAAGGAAGTTAGCCTTAGATACTTGTCGTTTTACCGACTATGAAAGTGGTCGCATGATGGGTGTTCGTGCCGATATGACACCTCAGGTTGCACGTATTGTTAGTACGCGCATCAAACCTGCTGGAATCGAACGTTTATGTTATGTCGGTGAGGTTCTAAAATCTCGCAACAATAAGGCAAAAGGCTCTCGCAGTCCGATTCAGCTTGGAGCTGAAATTTTTGGCCATAGCGGGATTGAAAGCGATATTGAAATTATAGATGTCATGTTGTCGAGTGCACGCTTACTTAAATTGCCAAGCCTGCAGATGAGTTTAGGTCATGTAGGGATTGTGCAAAGCTTAATGAACCTGGCTGAATTAACTCAAGAACAGCAGGCCACATTGGTTGATATTTTAAAGCGCAAAGCATTACCTGAGTACCAGGCCTGGTGCTCGAGCCAGTCTTTTTCAGATAGTAAGTTAAGCATGGCTTTTGAAGGCTTAACTTCTTTATGTGGTCAAGCGGATGATGTGCTAAGACAAGCTAAATCAGTACTAGCCGGTTTAAGCACTGAGTTGGATGAAGCATTATCACATTTAAATCAGCTAGTCGACTATTTATCTAAAACGCAGTCCATTAAACCTCACTTAGATTTAAGCGATTTAAGAGGTTTTCAGTACCATACAGGTGTTATTTTTGCCTGTTACAGCGTAACGGATACCAGTGTTTTAGTAGCAAAAGGCGGGCGTTATGATGAAGTGTGTGCCGCGTTCGGTGAAGCACATCCTGCGACCGGCTTTAGTATAGATTTGCGTAGTATTCTGGATTTTATTCCTGAGCCTGAAAACTCAGAATTGCGTCAGATTTATGCACCGTTTAGTGACGATGTTCAGTTGTACGAACAAATTAAGAGCTTGCGTGCTCAAGGTGTGCAAGTGATTCGGTTTTATGAAGAATCAACCATTCCCGACCAAGCTGACCGTTTGATTAGCTTGAATGGTGCGTGGACAGTTAAATCAAGTGGGTTGTAA
- the hflD gene encoding high frequency lysogenization protein HflD yields MSNYTDQDRALALIGVYQAAKLVFDLATTGKLDEKAYQTSINSLFVDNPSSTLDVYGNEAENIQAGVKTLLSQMGASDAEEIRNLEVTRYALNLILLERSLAKDSDALSKVAKTLDTAKNQRAHFDDWHENVIASIARAYTENVSQLSPRIMVKGQHGHLQKPQNANKIRALLLAGIRSAMLWRQVGGSRWGLLWNRKKYLQNAQALYRASNDSNQNRFKPN; encoded by the coding sequence ATGTCGAACTACACAGATCAAGATCGCGCGCTCGCTTTAATAGGAGTTTACCAGGCCGCCAAGTTGGTTTTTGATTTGGCGACCACTGGCAAGTTGGATGAAAAAGCTTACCAGACATCCATCAACTCTTTGTTTGTCGACAACCCTAGTTCGACATTAGATGTCTATGGTAATGAAGCGGAGAATATACAAGCCGGGGTCAAAACCTTATTGTCACAAATGGGTGCGAGTGATGCAGAAGAAATTCGTAACTTAGAAGTGACCCGCTATGCCCTAAACCTTATTTTATTAGAACGCAGTTTAGCTAAAGATAGTGATGCTCTTTCAAAGGTAGCCAAAACACTTGATACCGCGAAAAACCAGCGTGCGCACTTTGATGATTGGCACGAAAACGTGATTGCATCCATTGCGCGCGCTTATACAGAAAACGTCAGTCAATTAAGCCCACGCATTATGGTTAAGGGGCAACATGGTCACTTACAAAAGCCTCAGAATGCCAACAAAATACGTGCCCTATTATTAGCTGGCATTCGCTCAGCTATGCTATGGCGTCAAGTAGGTGGATCTCGCTGGGGACTACTGTGGAATCGTAAGAAATATTTACAAAATGCACAAGCTTTATATCGAGCTAGCAACGACTCAAACCAGAATCGTTTTAAACCAAATTAA